The stretch of DNA AAGCTGGAGATCGCCCGCGCGCTGGCGAGCGAGCCCGGCCTGCTCCTCCTCGACGAGCCGACCGCAGGCATGAACCCGCAGGAAACCCGCGCCACCGAAGAACTCGTCCTCGCCATCCGGGACATGGGCATCGCCGTCCTCGTCATCGAGCACGACATGCGCTTCATCTTCAACCTCTGCGACCGCGTCGCCGTACTCGTCCAAGGCGAAAAACTCGTCGAAGGCGACAGTGAAACCGTCCAACAGGACGACCGCGTCATCGCCGCCTACCTGGGCGAGCCCTTCGAAGGAGCCCCCGGCAGCACCGAAGCCGACACGACGGGCAACGAGGAGACCAGCCGATGACCGCACTGCTCGAAGTCGAAGACCTCAAAGTCGCCTACGGCAAGATCGAAGCCGTCAAAGGCATCTCCTTCAAGGTCGAAGCCGGCGAGGTCGTCACACTGATCGGCACCAACGGCGCAGGCAAGACCACCACACTGCGCACACTCTCCGGACTCCTCAAGCCGGTCGGCGGCTCCATCAAATTCAACGGAAAAGCACTACGCAAATACCGCGCAGACCAGATCGTCGCACTCGGCCTCGCCCACTCCCCCGAGGGCCGCCACATCTTCCCGCGCATGACGATCGAGAACAATCTGCGCCTCGGCGCATACCTGCGCAACGACAAGGCCGCCATCGAAAAGGACATCGCGCGCGCCTACGAACTCTTCCCCATTCTCGGGGAACGCAGAAAGCAGGCAGCCGGCACGCTCTCCGGCGGCGAACAGCAAATGCTCGCCATGGGCCGCGCCCTCATGTCCCAGCCGAAACTGCTCATGCTCGACGAACCCTCCATGGGCCTATCGCCGATCATGATGCAGAAGATCATGGCGACCATCTCCGAGCTCAAGTCCCAGGGCACGACCATTCTCCTCGTCGAGCAGAACGCCCAGGCGGCGCTCTCACTCGCCGACCACGGTCACGTCATGGAAGTCGGCAAGATCGTCCTCTCCGGAACGGGGAACGACCTGCTGCACGACGAGTCCGTACGGAAGGCGTACCTCGGCGAGGACTGAAGCACTTCGCGGTACGTGTACGAGAAAGGCCCGCACCCCGGCTTCGGGGTGCGGGCCTTCTCGTATGCGTGTGTGAGCGAGCGGGGACTACTGCCCCTTGGCCGCCTTCTTCTCGTCGGCGTCCTCGATGACCGCCTCCGCGACCTGCTGCATCGAAAGACGCCGGTCCATCGACGTCTTCTGGATCCAACGGAACGCGGCGGGCTCCGTCAGGCCGTACTCCGTCTGCAGGATCGACTTCGCGCGGTCCACCAGCTTCCGCGTCTCCAGACGCAGGGTGAGGTCCGCGACCTCCTTCTCCAGCGTCTTCAGCTCCGTGAAACGCGAGACGGCCATCTCGATCGCCGGGACAACGTCGGTCTTGCTGAAGGGCTTCACGAGGTACGCCATCGCGCCCGCGTCCCTGGCCCGCTCGACCAGGTCACGCTGCGAGAACGCGGTCAGCATGAGCACCGGGGCGATGGACTCCTCGGCGATCTTCTCGGCCGCGGAGATGCCGTCCATGACGGGCATCTTCACGTCAAGGATCACCAGGTCCGGCTGGTGCTCGCGGGCCAGCTCGACGGCTTTCTCACCGTCACCGGCCTCACCGACGACGGTGTAACCCTCTTCCTCGAGCATCTCCTTGAGGTCGAGCCGGATAAGAGCCTCGTCCTCGGCGATGACGACACGGGTCGTCAGCGGAGGCACGTGCGACTTGTCGTCGTCATCGGCTACGGGCTGGGGCGACTCGGGGGAAGTCACGGGGGCTCCTCGATCAGGGCTGGGGTGCAGCTCCCAAGAGCCTACCTAGCTGCGGTATGGTGGTTGGGCAGCGGGTCGGGGAGAACCTTCGATTCGTTAGGCCCCGGTAGTCCAATTGGCAGCAGACGAAGGTCTCAAACACCTTACAGTGTGGGTTCGAGTCCCACCCGGGGCACTTTTCCTTGGATTCCAAGGTCACCACCCGCAAGCGGATGTTCTCGTTCCCGTGAACATCCGCTTTTTGCTGCTCGCCGCCATGATCAGGCGCACACAGTTGTGCCATGAACTTCCACGGCACAGAGGTACGGCAGAAAGCCCTCACGCTGCTGCGAGGCGGCACGAAAAACGCGGACGTTGCCCGCCAGCTGAATGTCCCGAGCGGCACCATCTCGTACTGGCGACATATGGACCGCGCCAAACGCGGAGAGTGTCCGGGAAAACACGACCCCAAGTGCCCGCAGTGCGACGGCTGCGATCTCGATAGGACGGCGTACTCCTACCTTCTGGGGCTCTACCTAGGAGACGGGCACATCATTCAGTACTCGGGGCACCGCACGCCCAGCCTCATGATCACCTGCACCGAGTCGTGGCCCGGGCTCATGGACGACTGCGAGCGAGCCATGCGCACCGTCTTCCCGGACAACTCCGTCTGCCGAGTGCGCAGAAAGGGGTGCAGCAACGTCAAGGTCTACTCGAACCACTTGTGGTGCATGTTCCCGCAACACGGAGCGGGCAAGAAGCACGAGCGTCGGATCGCCCTCGAGCCCTGGCAACAGGAGATCGTCGACGCCCACCCCTGGGAGTTCGTCCGCGGCCTCATCCACTCCGACGGCTGCCGGAACCTCAACTGGACGACCCGAATGGTCGGCGGGGAGCGCAAGCGCTACGAATACCCCAGGTACTGGTTCACCAATGTCTCGGACGACATCCGCAAGCTCTACACCGACACTCTCGACAAGCTCGGCGTCGAATGGAAGCACTGCACCCGCCACGGCAACCCCTACAACATCTCCGTCGCCCGCAGAGCCTCAGTAGCCCTCATGGACACCCACGTAGGCCCCAAATACTGACCCACCCCACGCCCACGCAATAGGACACGTCACACCCCTCCCCCGGCCTCCCTGGGAGTTGCCCCAAATCCACGGCGAACCCTTGCCCCGCCCAGTACCCCGCTGCGATCTTCGGCCCCATGACTCCCCTGAACAGGCGCAGCTTCGTCGCCGCTGCCGCGGGTGCCGCCGCGGCGGCCGTGGCCATGAATCCCCAGACCGCGTCCGCGATCGACCGCGAAGGCACCCGCAGTGGTGGTGACGACTTCGCCGACGCCGACAAGGGGTTCATCGCCGCCCTCACTCCGGGAGTGGTGAAGAACGCCAAGGGCCAGGTCGTCTGGGACAGCGACGCGTACGGCTTCCTGAACCAAGACGCCCCCAAGACCGCGCACAAGAGCCTGTGGCGCCAGTCGCAGCTCGTGGCGAAGCAGGGGCTCTACAAGGTCACGGACCGTGTTTACCAGGTGCGTGGCCTCGATCTGTCGAACATGACGCTCGTCGAGGGTGACACCGGTGTCGTCGTCATCGATCCGCTGATCTCGGCGGAGACCGCTGCCGCCGCGCTCAAGCTCTACCGCGAGCACCGCGGTCCCAAGAAGGTCACCGGGCTCATCTACACGCATCCGCACGTCGATCACTTCGGCGGCTGCCGTGGGGTGCTGCCTGATGGCGCGGGTGACGTGCCGATCCTCGCTCCCGACGGTTTCATGGAGCACGCCGTATCCGAGAACGTCTACGCCGGGACTGCGATGCAGCGGCGCTCCGGGTACATGTACGGGGCGCTGCTCCCGAAGTCCCCTGCGGGGCAAATCGGTTGCGGTCTCGGGCAGACCGTTTCGGTGGGGTCGATCGGGTTGATTCCGCCTACCAAGGACATCACCGAGACCGGTCAGGTCGAGACCGTGGACGGGGTGCGGTTCGAGTTTCAGATGACGCCGGGGACCGAGGCGCCCGCTGAGATGAACTTCGTTCTTCCCGAGCTGCGTGCCGT from Streptomyces sp. BA2 encodes:
- a CDS encoding helix-turn-helix domain-containing protein, yielding MNFHGTEVRQKALTLLRGGTKNADVARQLNVPSGTISYWRHMDRAKRGECPGKHDPKCPQCDGCDLDRTAYSYLLGLYLGDGHIIQYSGHRTPSLMITCTESWPGLMDDCERAMRTVFPDNSVCRVRRKGCSNVKVYSNHLWCMFPQHGAGKKHERRIALEPWQQEIVDAHPWEFVRGLIHSDGCRNLNWTTRMVGGERKRYEYPRYWFTNVSDDIRKLYTDTLDKLGVEWKHCTRHGNPYNISVARRASVALMDTHVGPKY
- a CDS encoding ABC transporter ATP-binding protein, translated to MTALLEVEDLKVAYGKIEAVKGISFKVEAGEVVTLIGTNGAGKTTTLRTLSGLLKPVGGSIKFNGKALRKYRADQIVALGLAHSPEGRHIFPRMTIENNLRLGAYLRNDKAAIEKDIARAYELFPILGERRKQAAGTLSGGEQQMLAMGRALMSQPKLLMLDEPSMGLSPIMMQKIMATISELKSQGTTILLVEQNAQAALSLADHGHVMEVGKIVLSGTGNDLLHDESVRKAYLGED
- a CDS encoding response regulator, with protein sequence MTSPESPQPVADDDDKSHVPPLTTRVVIAEDEALIRLDLKEMLEEEGYTVVGEAGDGEKAVELAREHQPDLVILDVKMPVMDGISAAEKIAEESIAPVLMLTAFSQRDLVERARDAGAMAYLVKPFSKTDVVPAIEMAVSRFTELKTLEKEVADLTLRLETRKLVDRAKSILQTEYGLTEPAAFRWIQKTSMDRRLSMQQVAEAVIEDADEKKAAKGQ